One Microbacter margulisiae genomic window carries:
- the thrA gene encoding bifunctional aspartate kinase/homoserine dehydrogenase I, translated as MKVLKFGGTSVGSIESILEVKKIVESQQESVIVVVSAFKQVTDQLYHLAQLASQGDATYQHEFQELSQRHISIIEHVVEPEKRTSQTTKITQMMEELSNILRGIFLIHDLTPKITDTITSYGERASASIIGAVIDEAITFDSRQFIKTVPQFTKHIVDFETTNALIREHFRHELPIVVCGGFISTDKKTGNVTNLGRGGSDYTAAILAAALNASSLEIWTDVDGFMTADPRIIDNTYVIEKLTFTEAMELCNFGAKVIYPPTIYPAYHKNIPIRIKNTFNPTAPGTYISCEKSNDVGKSIKGISSINDTCLITVQGLGMVGVIGVNYRIFKALAKAGISVFLVSQASSENNTSFAVKNSDAELAVKVLDIEFEKEIEQGEMNHALAEKDLATVAIVGENMKRTPGIAGKLFGTLGRNGINVIACAQGASETNISFVTDHKSLRKALNVIHDSFFLSDYQVLNVFLVGTGTVGGSLLEQIRQQQPNLMVQKGLKLNVVGIANAEYALFDREGIQLDKYQELLLTNGKPTSPQLLCDEILGMNIFNSVFVDCTASPEVATIYKELLSNNVSVVAANKIAASSEYATYAELKSIAGKRGIKFLFETNVGAGLPIMNTINNLINSGDRILKMEAVLSGTLNFIFNTLSAENTLSKTIRLAKEAGYSEPDPRIDLSGKDVIRKLLILTREAGYKIEQEDVACNLFIPDRFFEGTLNDFWNTIGELDGEFEHRRQRLETEHKRLRFVAKMEEGQCSVGLQEVDMHHPLYDLEGSNNILMLTTERYNDYPMIIKGYGAGANVTAAGVFADIISIANIR; from the coding sequence ATGAAGGTCTTAAAGTTTGGTGGGACATCCGTAGGTTCCATCGAAAGTATTTTGGAGGTCAAAAAGATTGTTGAATCGCAACAAGAATCTGTTATAGTGGTCGTTTCTGCCTTTAAACAAGTCACCGATCAACTCTACCATCTGGCGCAATTAGCATCTCAGGGAGATGCCACTTATCAACATGAATTTCAGGAGTTATCACAACGACACATTTCTATTATCGAGCATGTAGTTGAGCCAGAAAAGCGAACTTCCCAAACTACCAAAATAACCCAAATGATGGAGGAATTATCCAATATTTTACGTGGAATTTTTCTCATTCACGACCTGACACCGAAAATTACAGATACTATCACAAGCTATGGAGAACGCGCCTCTGCTTCTATTATTGGAGCCGTTATAGATGAGGCTATAACCTTTGATTCACGCCAATTTATCAAAACAGTACCTCAGTTTACCAAACATATTGTTGACTTTGAGACAACCAATGCGTTGATACGTGAACATTTTAGACATGAATTGCCCATTGTTGTTTGCGGTGGCTTCATTTCTACAGATAAAAAGACAGGAAATGTAACCAATTTGGGTCGCGGTGGTTCGGATTATACAGCAGCTATTTTAGCCGCTGCTCTAAATGCTTCCAGTCTGGAAATATGGACTGACGTTGATGGCTTCATGACAGCTGACCCACGCATCATCGACAACACTTATGTTATTGAAAAACTGACTTTTACAGAAGCAATGGAGCTCTGTAATTTCGGAGCAAAAGTGATTTATCCGCCAACTATTTATCCGGCTTATCACAAAAATATACCCATTCGTATTAAGAATACTTTTAATCCTACCGCCCCCGGCACTTATATTTCATGTGAAAAATCAAATGATGTCGGAAAATCTATTAAAGGAATTTCATCCATAAATGATACCTGTCTGATTACTGTACAAGGGCTTGGAATGGTTGGGGTGATCGGAGTGAATTATAGGATATTCAAGGCATTGGCAAAAGCAGGCATTAGTGTATTTTTGGTTTCTCAAGCTTCTTCTGAAAACAACACATCTTTTGCCGTAAAAAACAGTGACGCAGAACTAGCTGTAAAAGTACTCGACATAGAATTTGAGAAAGAAATTGAACAGGGTGAAATGAATCATGCTTTGGCTGAAAAGGATTTAGCCACTGTGGCTATTGTTGGGGAAAACATGAAACGTACTCCCGGCATCGCAGGAAAACTATTTGGCACCTTAGGAAGAAACGGCATCAATGTTATTGCCTGTGCTCAGGGTGCATCAGAAACCAACATTTCCTTTGTCACTGATCATAAATCGCTCCGCAAAGCACTAAACGTTATTCATGATTCATTTTTCTTGTCGGATTATCAGGTGCTGAATGTTTTTCTTGTCGGGACAGGAACCGTCGGTGGCAGCCTGCTGGAGCAAATTAGACAACAACAGCCAAACCTCATGGTTCAAAAAGGACTTAAACTCAATGTTGTAGGTATTGCTAATGCTGAATATGCCCTTTTTGACAGGGAAGGAATCCAGTTGGATAAGTATCAGGAGTTACTTTTGACTAATGGGAAACCAACATCACCCCAATTATTGTGTGATGAGATTCTTGGAATGAATATATTTAATTCTGTTTTTGTTGATTGCACCGCAAGCCCAGAGGTAGCCACCATTTATAAAGAATTGCTCTCGAATAACGTATCTGTCGTTGCTGCTAATAAAATTGCTGCTTCATCAGAGTATGCTACGTATGCAGAACTAAAATCCATTGCTGGGAAAAGAGGCATTAAGTTCCTGTTCGAAACTAACGTAGGAGCCGGACTTCCTATTATGAATACCATTAATAACCTGATTAATTCTGGCGATCGCATTTTAAAAATGGAAGCTGTACTTTCCGGCACATTAAATTTCATTTTCAATACATTAAGCGCTGAAAATACATTAAGCAAAACGATTCGCCTAGCAAAAGAAGCCGGTTATTCAGAACCTGATCCACGCATCGATCTGAGTGGAAAAGATGTGATTCGAAAATTACTCATTCTAACACGAGAAGCAGGATATAAAATTGAACAAGAAGATGTTGCCTGTAACTTGTTTATTCCAGATCGATTTTTTGAAGGGACATTGAACGATTTTTGGAATACAATTGGTGAATTGGATGGTGAATTTGAACATCGACGCCAACGATTGGAGACAGAACATAAGCGGTTGCGTTTTGTAGCC
- a CDS encoding YaaA family protein has product MVIFLSPSKSMNFKPIDTIVRVTQPQFSNEAYSIMQQLISFSASDISKLEHLSFKLAYAAFEFNQQFFNANQIVKPAIFTYSGTVFDKLNPYLFTTAQLLFVEKHLRIFSALYGLLRPFDLIHPYRLDMHNGLIDDLYSFWSDKVTTSAMEALMDDDCILINLASAEYFEMLTTSYFSQNCQILTPIFKQEKRGKLLVNSFKSKEARGLMTRFIIENQISDPEYLKGFMEQGYAFSQDLSANDEWIFIR; this is encoded by the coding sequence ATGGTTATTTTTCTTTCTCCTTCAAAATCAATGAATTTTAAGCCAATCGATACAATCGTAAGGGTGACTCAACCTCAATTTTCTAACGAAGCGTATTCGATTATGCAGCAATTAATCTCTTTTTCTGCTTCCGATATATCCAAATTGGAGCATCTTAGCTTTAAGTTGGCATATGCCGCCTTTGAATTTAATCAACAATTTTTTAATGCAAATCAAATAGTTAAGCCTGCTATATTTACCTATAGCGGTACCGTGTTTGATAAATTGAATCCGTATTTATTTACTACAGCCCAGTTGCTTTTTGTGGAGAAACATTTGCGTATTTTTTCTGCTTTGTATGGGTTGTTAAGACCTTTTGATCTTATTCATCCATATCGACTTGACATGCATAATGGCTTAATAGATGATCTTTACTCATTTTGGTCAGATAAAGTCACTACATCTGCCATGGAGGCTTTGATGGATGATGATTGTATTTTGATTAATCTTGCTTCAGCAGAATATTTTGAAATGCTTACTACCTCTTATTTTTCACAGAACTGCCAGATTTTAACTCCTATTTTCAAACAAGAAAAAAGGGGAAAATTATTGGTTAATAGCTTTAAGTCCAAGGAGGCAAGAGGATTGATGACCAGATTTATAATTGAGAATCAAATATCTGATCCGGAGTATCTTAAAGGATTTATGGAACAGGGATATGCATTCTCACAAGACTTGTCTGCTAATGATGAATGGATCTTTATTCGATAA